A stretch of the Candidatus Latescibacter sp. genome encodes the following:
- a CDS encoding ferredoxin-thioredoxin reductase catalytic domain-containing protein translates to MIKIPEDISRLYEKLKKDAESGGYHLHPDIEFTLELVDGLLVNEDRYGYPSCPCRLASGVKEKDMDIICPCDYRDPDLSEYGACYCALYVSQEALNGERKITSIPERRTPVEEREKAPKTDMKGITALSFPVWRCRVCGYLCAREEPPEVCPVCKVKKERFERFI, encoded by the coding sequence ATGATAAAAATTCCGGAAGATATTTCCCGGCTCTATGAAAAACTTAAAAAAGATGCCGAGTCCGGCGGATACCACCTTCATCCGGATATCGAATTCACCCTTGAGCTGGTAGATGGTTTGCTTGTAAATGAAGACCGGTACGGATACCCGTCCTGTCCATGCCGCCTTGCATCCGGTGTGAAGGAAAAGGATATGGATATCATCTGCCCCTGCGATTACCGTGATCCGGACCTGAGCGAATACGGCGCCTGTTACTGCGCTCTCTATGTTTCACAAGAAGCGCTGAACGGCGAGAGGAAAATTACCTCCATTCCCGAACGGAGAACGCCGGTGGAAGAACGGGAAAAAGCCCCCAAAACGGATATGAAAGGAATTACTGCTCTTTCCTTCCCGGTATGGAGATGCCGGGTCTGCGGCTACCTCTGCGCCAGGGAAGAACCGCCCGAGGTTTGTCCGGTTTGCAAGGTAAAAAAAGAACGATTCGAGCGTTTCATATAA